The Triticum aestivum cultivar Chinese Spring chromosome 3A, IWGSC CS RefSeq v2.1, whole genome shotgun sequence genome includes a region encoding these proteins:
- the LOC123058732 gene encoding RING-H2 finger protein ATL56-like, with protein sequence MVDSGVAIALGVVGLLVAVLAIAWAVRCAVARRRTEEAKQAVAVGAGLLDKEAVVVDVEAKCEEPPLCAICKGPLAAGGGRCRRLRACGHVYHAECVDLWLQRKPICPLCRAGVVLSRTDIVDAIV encoded by the coding sequence ATGGTTGACTCCGGCGTGGCGATAGCTCTCGGCGTGGTCGGGCTCCTCGTGGCGGTGCTCGCGATCGCCTGGGCGGTGCGGTGCGCCGTCGCCCGGCGGCGCACCGAGGAGGCGAAGCAGGCCGTCGCCGTCGGCGCGGGGCTGCTGGACAAGGAGGCCGTCGTCGTCGACGTCGAGGCCAAGTGCGAGGAGCCGCCGCTCTGCGCGATATGCAAGGGGCCGCTGGCGGCGGGCGGGGGGAGGTGCCGGCGGCTGCGCGCGTGCGGCCACGTCTACCACGCCGAGTGCGTCGACCTGTGGCTCCAGCGGAAGCCGATCTGCCCGCTGTGCCGGGCCGGCGTCGTGCTCTCGCGGACGGACATCGTTGACGCCATCGTGTGA